A region of Homo sapiens chromosome 17, GRCh38.p14 Primary Assembly DNA encodes the following proteins:
- the ATXN7L3 gene encoding ataxin-7-like protein 3 isoform b (isoform b is encoded by transcript variant 6): MKMEEMSLSGLDNSKLEAIAQEIYADLVEDSCLGFCFEVHRAVKCGYFFLDDTDPDSMKDFEIVDQPGLDIFGQVFNQWKSKECVCPNCSRSIAASRFAPHLEKCLGMGRNSSRIANRRIANSNNMNKSESDQEDNDDINDNDWSYGSEKKAKKRKSDKNPNSPRRSKSLKHKNGELSNSDPFKYNNSTGISYETLGPEELRSLLTTQCGVISEHTKKMCTRSLRCPQHTDEQRRTVRIYFLGPSAVLPEVESSLDNDSFDMTDSQALISRLQWDGSSDLSPSDSGSSKTSENQGWGLGTNSSESRKTKKKKSHLSLVGTASGLGSNKKKKPKPPAPPTPSIYDDIN; encoded by the exons atgaaaatggagGAAATGTCTTTGTCTGGCCTGGATAACAGCAAACTAGAG GCCATCGCTCAGGAGATATACGCGGACCTGGTCGAGGATTCTTGTTTGGGATTCTGCTTTGAGGTACACCGGGCTGTCAAGTGTGGCTACTTCTTCTTGGACGACACGGACCCTGATAGCATGAAGGATTTTG AGATCGTGGACCAGCCGGGCTTGGACATCTTTGGACAGGTTTTCAACCAGTGGAAGAGCAAGGAGTGTGTTTGCCCCAATTGCAGTCGCAGCATTGCCGCCTCCCGCTTTGCTCCCCATCTGGAGAAGTGCCTGGGAATGGGTCGGAACAGCAGCCGAATCGCCAACCGCCG GATTGCCAATAGCAACAATATGAATAAGTCTGAGAGTGACCAAGAAGATAATGATGACATCAATGACAACGACTGGTCCTATGGCTCGGAGAAGAAAG CCAAGAAGAGAAAGTCAGACAAG AACCCCAATTCCCCTCGAAGATCCAAgtcattaaaacacaaaaatg gggAACTTAGCAATTCGGATCCTTTTAAG TATAACAATTCAACTGGGATCAGCTATGAGACCCTGGGGCCGGAGGAGCTTCGCAGCCTGCTAACCACG CAATGTGGGGTGATTTCTGAACACACCAAGAAGATGTGCACAAG GTCCCTGCGCTGCCCACAGCACACAGATGAGCAGAGGCGAACCGTACGGATTTATTTTCTCGGGCCCTCGGC TGTCCTTCCAGAGGTCGAGAGCTCCCTGGATAATGACAGCTTTGACATGACTGACAGCCAGGCCCTGATCAGCCGGCTTCAGTGGGACGGCTCCTCTGACCTCTCACCCTCTGATTCAGGCTCCTCCAAGACGAGTGAAAATCAGGGATGGGGTCTAG GTACCAACAGCTCTGAGTCACggaaaaccaagaaaaagaaatcccatcTGAGCCTGGTAGGGACTGCCTCCGGCCTAGGTTCCAACAAGAAGAAGAAGCCAAAGCCACCGGCACCCCCGACGCCCAGCATCTATGATGACATCAACTGA
- the ATXN7L3 gene encoding ataxin-7-like protein 3 isoform a (isoform a is encoded by transcript variant 1), producing MKMEEMSLSGLDNSKLEAIAQEIYADLVEDSCLGFCFEVHRAVKCGYFFLDDTDPDSMKDFEIVDQPGLDIFGQVFNQWKSKECVCPNCSRSIAASRFAPHLEKCLGMGRNSSRIANRRIANSNNMNKSESDQEDNDDINDNDWSYGSEKKAKKRKSDKLWYLPFQNPNSPRRSKSLKHKNGELSNSDPFKYNNSTGISYETLGPEELRSLLTTQCGVISEHTKKMCTRSLRCPQHTDEQRRTVRIYFLGPSAVLPEVESSLDNDSFDMTDSQALISRLQWDGSSDLSPSDSGSSKTSENQGWGLGTNSSESRKTKKKKSHLSLVGTASGLGSNKKKKPKPPAPPTPSIYDDIN from the exons atgaaaatggagGAAATGTCTTTGTCTGGCCTGGATAACAGCAAACTAGAG GCCATCGCTCAGGAGATATACGCGGACCTGGTCGAGGATTCTTGTTTGGGATTCTGCTTTGAGGTACACCGGGCTGTCAAGTGTGGCTACTTCTTCTTGGACGACACGGACCCTGATAGCATGAAGGATTTTG AGATCGTGGACCAGCCGGGCTTGGACATCTTTGGACAGGTTTTCAACCAGTGGAAGAGCAAGGAGTGTGTTTGCCCCAATTGCAGTCGCAGCATTGCCGCCTCCCGCTTTGCTCCCCATCTGGAGAAGTGCCTGGGAATGGGTCGGAACAGCAGCCGAATCGCCAACCGCCG GATTGCCAATAGCAACAATATGAATAAGTCTGAGAGTGACCAAGAAGATAATGATGACATCAATGACAACGACTGGTCCTATGGCTCGGAGAAGAAAG CCAAGAAGAGAAAGTCAGACAAG CTATGGTATCTCCCATTCCAGAACCCCAATTCCCCTCGAAGATCCAAgtcattaaaacacaaaaatg gggAACTTAGCAATTCGGATCCTTTTAAG TATAACAATTCAACTGGGATCAGCTATGAGACCCTGGGGCCGGAGGAGCTTCGCAGCCTGCTAACCACG CAATGTGGGGTGATTTCTGAACACACCAAGAAGATGTGCACAAG GTCCCTGCGCTGCCCACAGCACACAGATGAGCAGAGGCGAACCGTACGGATTTATTTTCTCGGGCCCTCGGC TGTCCTTCCAGAGGTCGAGAGCTCCCTGGATAATGACAGCTTTGACATGACTGACAGCCAGGCCCTGATCAGCCGGCTTCAGTGGGACGGCTCCTCTGACCTCTCACCCTCTGATTCAGGCTCCTCCAAGACGAGTGAAAATCAGGGATGGGGTCTAG GTACCAACAGCTCTGAGTCACggaaaaccaagaaaaagaaatcccatcTGAGCCTGGTAGGGACTGCCTCCGGCCTAGGTTCCAACAAGAAGAAGAAGCCAAAGCCACCGGCACCCCCGACGCCCAGCATCTATGATGACATCAACTGA
- the ATXN7L3 gene encoding ataxin-7-like protein 3 isoform c (isoform c is encoded by transcript variant 8), which translates to MKMEEMSLSGLDNSKLEMFSPGAQAIAQEIYADLVEDSCLGFCFEVHRAVKCGYFFLDDTDPDSMKDFEIVDQPGLDIFGQVFNQWKSKECVCPNCSRSIAASRFAPHLEKCLGMGRNSSRIANRRIANSNNMNKSESDQEDNDDINDNDWSYGSEKKAKKRKSDKNPNSPRRSKSLKHKNGELSNSDPFKYNNSTGISYETLGPEELRSLLTTQCGVISEHTKKMCTRSLRCPQHTDEQRRTVRIYFLGPSAVLPEVESSLDNDSFDMTDSQALISRLQWDGSSDLSPSDSGSSKTSENQGWGLGTNSSESRKTKKKKSHLSLVGTASGLGSNKKKKPKPPAPPTPSIYDDIN; encoded by the exons atgaaaatggagGAAATGTCTTTGTCTGGCCTGGATAACAGCAAACTAGAG ATGTTCTCCCCTGGGGCCCAGGCCATCGCTCAGGAGATATACGCGGACCTGGTCGAGGATTCTTGTTTGGGATTCTGCTTTGAGGTACACCGGGCTGTCAAGTGTGGCTACTTCTTCTTGGACGACACGGACCCTGATAGCATGAAGGATTTTG AGATCGTGGACCAGCCGGGCTTGGACATCTTTGGACAGGTTTTCAACCAGTGGAAGAGCAAGGAGTGTGTTTGCCCCAATTGCAGTCGCAGCATTGCCGCCTCCCGCTTTGCTCCCCATCTGGAGAAGTGCCTGGGAATGGGTCGGAACAGCAGCCGAATCGCCAACCGCCG GATTGCCAATAGCAACAATATGAATAAGTCTGAGAGTGACCAAGAAGATAATGATGACATCAATGACAACGACTGGTCCTATGGCTCGGAGAAGAAAG CCAAGAAGAGAAAGTCAGACAAG AACCCCAATTCCCCTCGAAGATCCAAgtcattaaaacacaaaaatg gggAACTTAGCAATTCGGATCCTTTTAAG TATAACAATTCAACTGGGATCAGCTATGAGACCCTGGGGCCGGAGGAGCTTCGCAGCCTGCTAACCACG CAATGTGGGGTGATTTCTGAACACACCAAGAAGATGTGCACAAG GTCCCTGCGCTGCCCACAGCACACAGATGAGCAGAGGCGAACCGTACGGATTTATTTTCTCGGGCCCTCGGC TGTCCTTCCAGAGGTCGAGAGCTCCCTGGATAATGACAGCTTTGACATGACTGACAGCCAGGCCCTGATCAGCCGGCTTCAGTGGGACGGCTCCTCTGACCTCTCACCCTCTGATTCAGGCTCCTCCAAGACGAGTGAAAATCAGGGATGGGGTCTAG GTACCAACAGCTCTGAGTCACggaaaaccaagaaaaagaaatcccatcTGAGCCTGGTAGGGACTGCCTCCGGCCTAGGTTCCAACAAGAAGAAGAAGCCAAAGCCACCGGCACCCCCGACGCCCAGCATCTATGATGACATCAACTGA
- the ATXN7L3 gene encoding ataxin-7-like protein 3 isoform d (isoform d is encoded by transcript variant 9), producing MKMEEMSLSGLDNSKLEAIAQEIYADLVEDSCLGFCFEVHRAVKCGYFFLDDTDPDSMKDFEIVDQPGLDIFGQVFNQWKSKECVCPNCSRSIAASRFAPHLEKCLGMGRNSSRIANRRIANSNNMNKSESDQEDNDDINDNDWSYGSEKKAKKRKSDKNPNSPRRSKSLKHKNGFSVCTSASNTLPLLFSSSGELSNSDPFKYNNSTGISYETLGPEELRSLLTTQCGVISEHTKKMCTRSLRCPQHTDEQRRTVRIYFLGPSAVLPEVESSLDNDSFDMTDSQALISRLQWDGSSDLSPSDSGSSKTSENQGWGLGTNSSESRKTKKKKSHLSLVGTASGLGSNKKKKPKPPAPPTPSIYDDIN from the exons atgaaaatggagGAAATGTCTTTGTCTGGCCTGGATAACAGCAAACTAGAG GCCATCGCTCAGGAGATATACGCGGACCTGGTCGAGGATTCTTGTTTGGGATTCTGCTTTGAGGTACACCGGGCTGTCAAGTGTGGCTACTTCTTCTTGGACGACACGGACCCTGATAGCATGAAGGATTTTG AGATCGTGGACCAGCCGGGCTTGGACATCTTTGGACAGGTTTTCAACCAGTGGAAGAGCAAGGAGTGTGTTTGCCCCAATTGCAGTCGCAGCATTGCCGCCTCCCGCTTTGCTCCCCATCTGGAGAAGTGCCTGGGAATGGGTCGGAACAGCAGCCGAATCGCCAACCGCCG GATTGCCAATAGCAACAATATGAATAAGTCTGAGAGTGACCAAGAAGATAATGATGACATCAATGACAACGACTGGTCCTATGGCTCGGAGAAGAAAG CCAAGAAGAGAAAGTCAGACAAG AACCCCAATTCCCCTCGAAGATCCAAgtcattaaaacacaaaaatg GGTTCTCTGTCTGTACCTCTGCATCAAAcacccttccccttcttttttcttcttcaggggAACTTAGCAATTCGGATCCTTTTAAG TATAACAATTCAACTGGGATCAGCTATGAGACCCTGGGGCCGGAGGAGCTTCGCAGCCTGCTAACCACG CAATGTGGGGTGATTTCTGAACACACCAAGAAGATGTGCACAAG GTCCCTGCGCTGCCCACAGCACACAGATGAGCAGAGGCGAACCGTACGGATTTATTTTCTCGGGCCCTCGGC TGTCCTTCCAGAGGTCGAGAGCTCCCTGGATAATGACAGCTTTGACATGACTGACAGCCAGGCCCTGATCAGCCGGCTTCAGTGGGACGGCTCCTCTGACCTCTCACCCTCTGATTCAGGCTCCTCCAAGACGAGTGAAAATCAGGGATGGGGTCTAG GTACCAACAGCTCTGAGTCACggaaaaccaagaaaaagaaatcccatcTGAGCCTGGTAGGGACTGCCTCCGGCCTAGGTTCCAACAAGAAGAAGAAGCCAAAGCCACCGGCACCCCCGACGCCCAGCATCTATGATGACATCAACTGA